TCGGCGGCCGTGACCTACGGCGTCCTGTCGCAGCGTTGGGCGGATCGGGTGCGACGGGAGCGGGCGCAGGCCGAGTCGGCATGGGAAACGACACGGGCCACACTCGAACTCGAGATCGACCGGTTGCGGGAGGCGGCATCCGTCAGCGCGGGGTCTGGAGCCGGAGGCGAGCCGGTGGACCCGGCGGACGCGGTGAGGCGGTTGACCGAGCTGCGCCCGGGTCCGGACGGCTGGACGGTGGCGACGTTGCGGCGGTTGATTACGGGACTGGCACGACTGGGGGAGGCGGGGCCGGCGGCGGTTCCCGCGATTCGCGAGTATCTGCGCGGGGGGAGCGACACGGTGTATCCCGAGGTGCGGCGTCCGACGGGGAATGGGGAGGGTTTGGGGGAAGGGGACGAAGTGGAGGCCTTGGAGTTCATTTCGCCGCCGACGTTGCGGATGGGGTTGTTTGATGTGTTGCGGGCGATCGGTGGGAACGCGGCGGAGCGATTGCTGGCGGAGACGTTGCGAACGGCGACGGACGGGCGGGAGGTGTCTTATCTGGCGCTGTTGCTGGATGAAATGGCGCCGGGGACCTACGGCGATCTGGCACGGGTGGCAGCCGCCGATTTGCTGGAGAATCCGGCGCCGACAGGTGGGATGGGGGGGGGCGACGAGATGGGGCGACGGTATCTGGAGTGGGTGTTGCGGCGTTGGGGCGGGCGGGATGGCAGGTGACGGAGCGGGGGGTGAAAGCGGCGTGCAGGCTGGGGAGCTGGTTGGCGATGTCGCTCCCGAATTCGATTTCAACCGGGGCAGGGTGAGGTGCCTGGAGACCGGGTCGTTGTGAGGCTGGCGAGGCTTCAGACAGGCTCTCAGGGGGTCTCCCCGGCGCGGAGGTAGGCATCGATTTCGCGGGCGGCCTGACGGCCGGCGCCCATGGCGAGGATCACGGTGGCGCCGCCGGTGACGACATCGCCGCCGGCGAAGACTCCCTTGCGGGTGGTGTGGAGGCTGCCGGGTTGGGTGACCAGGTAACCCTTGGCGGTGGTGGCGAGGTCCGGGGTGGTGGCCTGGACGAGCGGATTGCCGCGATTGCCGATGGCGATGATGGCGACCTGGATGGGCAGATCGAAGGAGGCCTCGGAGCTGGGCTCGGGACGGCGGCGTCCGGAGGCATCGGGTTCGCCGAGGCGCATTTCCTGGAGCCGGACCCCGGTCAGCCAGCCGGACTCGTTGCCGAGGAACTCGAGGGGTTGGGTCAGCATGCGGAAGCGGACGCCTTCGTCGCGGGCGTGGTGGACTTCTTCGGCCCGGGCGGGCATTTCGGTTTCGGAACGGCGATAGATGATGGTGGCGGTACGGGCGCCGAGGCGGAGGGCGGTCCGGACGGCATCCATGGCGGTATTGCCGCCACCGAAGACGGCGACATCGCGATCGCGGCAGTCGCAGATGGGGCTGTCGTAGGCGGGGAAATCGGCGGCCTTCATGAGGTTGACGCGGGTGAGGAACTCGTTGGCGGAGTACACACCGCAGAGGTGTTCGCCGGGGATGTTGAGGAAGAGGGGCAGACCCGCGCCGGTGGCGACGAAGAGGGCGTGGTAACCCTGTTCGCCGAGGAGTTCGTCCACGGTGACCGTGCGACCGACCACGACGTTGGTTTGGAACTCCACGCCCATGCGGCGGAGGTTTTCGACCTCGTCGCGGACGATGTCCTTGGGAAGCCGGAACTCAGGGATGCCGTAGAGGAGAACGCCGCCGATCTCGTGGAGGGCTTCGATGACGGTCACGCGGTGACCACGGAGGGCGAGGTCCCCGGCGCAGCTGAGTCCGGCGGGACCGCTCCCCACAATGGCCACGCGGCGGCCGGTATCGGGGGCGCGAGCCGGTAGGCCGACGCGGCCGGTCTGGCGTTCGTAGTCGGCGACGAAACGTTCGAGGTACCCGATGGCCAGCGATTCGCCGCGTTTGCCCAGGACACAGGCCCCTTCGCATTGGTGTTCCTGGGGGCAGACCCGGCCGGTGACGGCGGGGAGAACATTGTCTTCGCGGATCTTGGCGGCGGCGGCGAGGTAGTCGCCTTCGACAATGAGGTGGACGAAGTCGCGTACTTTCACGCCGACGGGGCAGGCGGTGAAGCAGTGCTGGTTGCGACAGGAGAGGCAACGGAGGGCCTCCTGTTTCGCGAGGGCGGCATCGAGGCCGAGATTGACTTCGGAGAAGCAGTGAGCGCGTTCCCCGGCCGGTCGCTCCGGCATGGGCTGACGGGGGATTTTGAGGCGTTCCTTGGAGGACAGGGGATTGGGCATGACCGGTCGGGGCAGGCTGGGTGTGGGAGCTCGAAGAAGCAGGATTCGGGGCGCGACGTCACGGGGCGGTCGCCGTCGTGACGGGGACATCGGCGGCCTGAAGCAGGCGGCAGGAGGCGGGATCGTGCGGGGCTGGGTCCGGGGGACTGGCTTGGAGGGTTGCGGCGGCGACGCGTTCCTGGTCGCGATACATGGCATTGCGTTGGCCGAGGATGCGGAAGTCCACCTGGTGGGCATCGAACTCCGGTCCGTCCACGCAGGCGAAGCGTGCCTGACCACCGACAATCACCCGGCAGCCGCCGCACATGCCCGTACCATCGACCATGATGGGATTGAGGCTGACAAGGGTGCGGATGCCGGCCGGCCGGGTGGTTTCGGCCACTGCACGCATCATCGGGATGGGGCCGATGGCAAGGACGAGGTCGATCGGGCGTCCGGCGTCGAGGAGGGATTGAAGGGGGTCGGTCACGCGCCCATGCAGTCCGTAGGATCCGTCATCGGTGGTGACGAACACCTCTTCGGCGAGTGCGCGAACTTCGTCTTCGAGAAGGACGTAGGGGCGGCTGCGTCCGCCCAGGATGGCGATCACGCGATTGCCGGCCTCACGAAGGGCGCGGGCGGTGGGCCAGGCGATGGCGATGCCGAGGCCGCCACCGATGACCACCACGGTGCCGTAACGTTCGATGGGAGAGGGTTTCCCAAGGGGACCGACGACATCGCAGAGAGCGTCGCCAGGTTCGAGTTGGTTGAGGAGCCGGGTGGTTTTGCCGACACCCTGAACGACCAGCGTGATGGTTCCTTCGTCCGGGTTGGAATCGGCGAGTGTGAGGGGAATGCGTTCGCCATGGTCATGGACGCGAACGATGGCGAACTGGCCGGCACGGCGTTTGCGGGCGACTAGGGGGGCGTGGATCCGGAGTAGTTTTACGTCCGGCGCCAGGAATCGGGCTTCGACGATCCGGTGCATGATTGGACTTGGGCTGCGGCTCGCCCCGGGACATGCGGGGATCACGAACCACTGTTTGTCGATGAGGTTGGCGCTGGCAGGCAATCTGTAAAGCCCTGTGGGGTGGCATTGATCCCGATCTCGATGGGGCCAGCTATTTTTCGAAGGAAGCGCGTTGTGCCTAGTCAATAACTAAAATCAAAAGTCAGGCGAGCTGTCTAGTTGAAGGTAGTAGTTAGAGTCAACTAACTCAGGGGGTCATTTTATCTTGTGCGCGGGTCAACAAAATAAGCCGGGCAGCATAAATCCACGTCCGTACAGATTCGAGCCCGTCCCACCAAGTCTCCACCGGGTCATGGATCAATGAATAAAAGTCGGTCTCAATATCTAAATTCGAGTCAACAATATACGTCAGGCCCATTATTTAATCTGGATCTGTGTATCTGCGGCCTGGGTAACTGGGACGGACTGGTTCTGCGGGCCTGTGCCGGCCGGGGGCCGCCACT
This DNA window, taken from Verrucomicrobiia bacterium, encodes the following:
- the gltA gene encoding NADPH-dependent glutamate synthase; translated protein: MPNPLSSKERLKIPRQPMPERPAGERAHCFSEVNLGLDAALAKQEALRCLSCRNQHCFTACPVGVKVRDFVHLIVEGDYLAAAAKIREDNVLPAVTGRVCPQEHQCEGACVLGKRGESLAIGYLERFVADYERQTGRVGLPARAPDTGRRVAIVGSGPAGLSCAGDLALRGHRVTVIEALHEIGGVLLYGIPEFRLPKDIVRDEVENLRRMGVEFQTNVVVGRTVTVDELLGEQGYHALFVATGAGLPLFLNIPGEHLCGVYSANEFLTRVNLMKAADFPAYDSPICDCRDRDVAVFGGGNTAMDAVRTALRLGARTATIIYRRSETEMPARAEEVHHARDEGVRFRMLTQPLEFLGNESGWLTGVRLQEMRLGEPDASGRRRPEPSSEASFDLPIQVAIIAIGNRGNPLVQATTPDLATTAKGYLVTQPGSLHTTRKGVFAGGDVVTGGATVILAMGAGRQAAREIDAYLRAGETP
- a CDS encoding sulfide/dihydroorotate dehydrogenase-like FAD/NAD-binding protein — translated: MHRIVEARFLAPDVKLLRIHAPLVARKRRAGQFAIVRVHDHGERIPLTLADSNPDEGTITLVVQGVGKTTRLLNQLEPGDALCDVVGPLGKPSPIERYGTVVVIGGGLGIAIAWPTARALREAGNRVIAILGGRSRPYVLLEDEVRALAEEVFVTTDDGSYGLHGRVTDPLQSLLDAGRPIDLVLAIGPIPMMRAVAETTRPAGIRTLVSLNPIMVDGTGMCGGCRVIVGGQARFACVDGPEFDAHQVDFRILGQRNAMYRDQERVAAATLQASPPDPAPHDPASCRLLQAADVPVTTATAP